A single window of Methanoculleus oceani DNA harbors:
- a CDS encoding chemotaxis protein CheW produces MAASVDVVEFQLGEEHYALDIQIAREIVEMMPITPLPRAPEYLAGIINLRGEITNIIDLRDLLGLPASAEAENRKIVVLMPDVASGSNVGIIVDDVHSVISIHNEQIERINDGITSSISGYVKAIIKIGDEEDEKTKTLIIWLDIQKVISDLGYYQNAP; encoded by the coding sequence ATGGCAGCATCCGTAGACGTGGTAGAGTTCCAGCTCGGGGAGGAGCACTACGCACTGGATATCCAGATAGCACGAGAGATCGTGGAGATGATGCCGATCACTCCCCTCCCTCGTGCTCCCGAATACCTTGCGGGCATCATCAACCTGCGAGGCGAGATCACGAACATCATCGACCTCAGAGACCTCCTCGGGCTCCCTGCATCTGCAGAGGCCGAGAACCGGAAGATCGTCGTGCTGATGCCGGATGTGGCAAGCGGGTCGAACGTAGGGATCATCGTCGATGACGTTCACAGCGTCATTTCAATCCATAACGAGCAGATCGAGCGTATCAATGACGGCATCACGTCGTCGATCAGCGGGTACGTCAAAGCGATCATCAAGATAGGGGACGAAGAAGACGAGAAGACGAAGACCCTTATCATCTGGCTCGACATCCAGAAAGTGATCAGCGACCTCGGATACTACCAGAACGCTCCGTAA
- a CDS encoding CheR family methyltransferase, translating into MDAFMSLQKSIEKLVRIKCSNYKEDYIKRRILSRMRLTNTEDFEAYHKYLLENPQELDLLRNALTINVTKFFRDPEVFDVIRREILPDLARRRGSIRIWCAGCATGEESYSIAILVYELLTLHKDVNVTIYATDIDAVALQKAMTGIYDRKALDNVDEKRIRKHFISHDDGTFEVRPHIKELVKFRQHDLMSGIPIARYLDAVTCRNVTIYFTEKQKNHLTHLFHSALAVDGYYIIGKTEYLARDVEHLFKPYNVMQKILRKAA; encoded by the coding sequence ATGGATGCATTTATGTCGCTCCAGAAGAGCATCGAGAAACTGGTCCGGATCAAGTGCTCAAACTACAAGGAGGACTACATCAAACGGCGCATCCTCTCCCGGATGCGCCTGACGAACACCGAGGATTTCGAGGCCTATCATAAGTACCTCCTTGAAAATCCACAGGAACTCGACCTGCTCAGGAACGCTCTCACCATCAACGTCACTAAATTTTTCCGGGATCCGGAAGTCTTCGACGTGATACGACGGGAGATACTGCCGGATCTGGCCCGTCGCAGGGGATCGATCAGGATCTGGTGTGCCGGTTGCGCCACGGGCGAAGAATCTTACTCGATCGCAATCCTCGTGTACGAACTGTTGACGCTCCATAAAGACGTCAACGTAACGATATACGCGACCGATATCGACGCCGTGGCGCTGCAGAAAGCCATGACCGGGATCTACGACAGAAAAGCGCTCGATAATGTGGATGAGAAGAGAATCCGCAAGCATTTTATCAGCCACGATGACGGCACGTTCGAGGTCCGCCCCCACATCAAGGAGCTCGTCAAGTTCCGGCAGCACGACCTGATGTCGGGCATTCCCATTGCCCGGTACCTCGACGCCGTCACCTGCCGGAACGTCACCATCTATTTCACCGAGAAGCAGAAGAACCACCTTACGCACCTTTTTCATTCTGCACTTGCCGTCGACGGCTACTATATCATAGGCAAGACCGAGTACCTGGCAAGAGATGTGGAGCACCTCTTTAAGCCGTATAACGTCATGCAAAAGATTCTGCGGAAGGCCGCGTAG
- a CDS encoding DUF7123 family protein has protein sequence MSTKDRIKEKYSDTQRKILYHLKSGLRAGKSYFKSKYIATDLGLSPKEVGINLAILSEICDELDIRRWSYSNSTTWRVTSRAS, from the coding sequence ATGTCGACAAAGGACCGTATTAAAGAGAAATATAGCGATACCCAGCGGAAGATCCTGTACCACCTCAAGTCGGGGTTGAGAGCAGGCAAATCCTACTTCAAATCCAAGTATATCGCAACCGATCTGGGCCTTTCCCCGAAAGAGGTCGGCATTAACCTTGCTATCCTCTCGGAAATCTGCGACGAACTGGATATCAGGCGCTGGAGTTACTCGAACAGTACGACGTGGCGCGTCACCTCCCGTGCATCATAA
- a CDS encoding DHH family phosphoesterase yields MGDTEDTIVYRLGANCDIDEVEEGKNYLGRVQGFAPFGVFVQLNDRVKGLVHKSNVKVQHTERDPIIVHVLQIRSNGNIDLEEVTPTVYQTENVIKKTTSVLLADIGKKIGRTVLIEGEIAQIKQTSGPTIFTIVDESGTANAAAFIEAGVRAYPEVKLGDIVALTGEVMQRNNQLQIEARSMAVLEPEDAARVRGRIDAALDERAEPDDLPFLVESEVLEALRPQMRKVAKEIRKAVLTARPIILRHHADADGICAAVAVEQAVTALLRESGGDFDAEYFLFKRSPSKAPFYEIEDITRDLDFALKDNVRYGQKMPMILLMDNGSTEEDMPSLKVTRIFGLPVMVVDHHHPDEIVDDYLIGHVNPYHVGGDYGITAGMLGTEVARMVNPAVEDQIRHLPAIAGVGDRSEAPERAGYLAVAAPEYSEDDCRAIALALDYEQFWLRFSDGREIVKNILNLGGDSERHERFVDLLVEEANHAIEEQLEAIMPHVQSRMLANGAHLFMLDVELFAHRFTFPPPGKTSGEVHDRLVREHPGEPVVTIGFGPDFAVLRSRGVMMNIPRMVRELHGEISGGGVSGGGHLVVGSIKFVEGMRDVVLDNLIKKIGEAPI; encoded by the coding sequence ATGGGAGATACGGAAGATACGATTGTTTACCGCCTCGGCGCAAATTGTGATATCGACGAGGTGGAGGAAGGAAAGAACTATCTGGGGCGAGTGCAGGGTTTTGCCCCGTTCGGCGTCTTTGTCCAGTTAAACGACCGGGTCAAGGGGCTCGTGCATAAGAGCAACGTGAAGGTGCAGCATACCGAACGCGATCCGATCATCGTTCACGTCCTTCAGATCCGGAGCAACGGCAACATCGACCTCGAGGAGGTCACGCCGACCGTCTACCAGACGGAGAACGTGATCAAGAAGACGACGAGCGTGCTTCTTGCCGATATCGGGAAGAAGATCGGCAGGACGGTGCTTATCGAGGGTGAGATCGCCCAGATCAAGCAGACGTCGGGACCGACGATCTTCACGATCGTGGACGAGTCCGGCACCGCGAACGCCGCTGCGTTCATCGAGGCGGGCGTCCGCGCATATCCCGAGGTCAAACTCGGGGATATCGTCGCTCTCACGGGTGAGGTGATGCAGCGCAACAACCAGCTCCAGATCGAGGCCCGGTCCATGGCGGTCCTGGAGCCGGAGGATGCGGCACGGGTCAGGGGGCGTATCGATGCGGCGCTCGATGAGCGTGCGGAACCGGACGACCTCCCGTTCCTCGTGGAGAGCGAGGTTCTCGAAGCCCTGAGGCCGCAGATGCGGAAGGTAGCAAAGGAGATCCGGAAAGCGGTTCTGACCGCACGGCCTATCATCCTCCGGCACCACGCGGATGCGGACGGCATATGCGCCGCCGTTGCCGTCGAGCAGGCGGTGACCGCGCTGCTCCGGGAGAGCGGCGGGGACTTCGACGCGGAGTATTTCCTCTTCAAGCGGTCTCCGTCCAAGGCGCCGTTCTACGAGATCGAGGATATCACACGGGATCTCGACTTCGCCCTCAAGGACAACGTCCGCTACGGGCAGAAGATGCCGATGATCCTCCTGATGGACAACGGGTCCACCGAGGAAGACATGCCGTCGCTGAAGGTGACCCGGATCTTCGGTCTCCCGGTGATGGTCGTGGACCACCACCACCCCGACGAGATCGTGGACGATTACCTGATCGGGCATGTCAACCCCTACCACGTGGGCGGCGATTACGGGATCACGGCCGGGATGCTGGGGACGGAGGTCGCCCGCATGGTCAATCCGGCGGTCGAGGACCAGATCCGGCACCTGCCGGCGATCGCGGGGGTCGGCGACCGGAGCGAAGCACCGGAGCGTGCCGGTTACCTCGCGGTGGCCGCGCCCGAGTACTCGGAGGATGATTGCCGCGCTATCGCGCTGGCACTCGACTACGAGCAGTTCTGGCTCCGGTTCAGCGACGGGAGGGAGATCGTCAAGAACATCCTGAACCTTGGTGGCGACTCCGAACGCCATGAGAGGTTCGTCGACCTGCTGGTCGAAGAAGCAAATCACGCGATCGAGGAGCAGCTCGAGGCCATCATGCCCCACGTCCAGAGCCGGATGCTCGCAAACGGTGCTCATCTCTTCATGCTCGACGTGGAACTGTTTGCTCACAGGTTCACGTTCCCGCCGCCCGGTAAAACCTCGGGGGAGGTGCATGACCGGCTGGTCCGGGAGCACCCGGGAGAACCGGTCGTCACGATCGGGTTCGGGCCGGATTTTGCCGTCCTGCGTTCCCGGGGCGTCATGATGAACATTCCGCGGATGGTGCGCGAACTCCATGGCGAGATCTCCGGCGGAGGAGTGAGCGGCGGTGGCCATCTTGTCGTCGGGAGCATCAAGTTCGTGGAAGGTATGCGCGATGTGGTGCTCGATAACCTGATCAAAAAGATTGGTGAAGCACCAATCTGA
- a CDS encoding potassium channel family protein, protein MMEHEYQPISFKDVLIEMKDVSELMVDLSYSAILFDSKEIALEVINLEESMNKLVYQARIQSVLAARRIEEAEAMSGMLQVAEAAERIANSASDIAKLILKDIRFPAKLKRVFPEAEEIVTRVIVSQGSEVAGRTLGDLKVQSTTGMQVIAIRRGKGWIYDPDKTTRVESGDILISRGPEAGEDVLSLMAGTTERPRVEASRAGEVDDLDRAVQLIIEMKNLSELSVGLAYTSLLFNNKEVAHEVVALDSTLDDMRYDLDLWILEAARKIDDVRYLRGLLYMSSFAQAISDSAHSIVDVLLRDIEIPPVFKKIVRESDEIITRIPVAESSPLVGRSLKEVSLATVTGMVVLAIKHGSRWIYRPGKGVRLESGDIIIAKGRRDGECRLYELAGYAVEAPEE, encoded by the coding sequence ATGATGGAACATGAATACCAGCCAATCAGCTTCAAAGACGTCCTGATCGAGATGAAGGATGTCTCGGAGCTGATGGTTGATCTCTCTTACTCCGCGATCCTCTTCGACAGTAAAGAGATAGCACTCGAGGTGATCAATCTCGAGGAGAGCATGAATAAACTGGTCTACCAGGCCAGAATTCAGAGCGTTCTTGCCGCGAGAAGGATCGAAGAGGCGGAAGCGATGAGCGGCATGCTCCAGGTGGCCGAGGCCGCAGAACGGATTGCGAACTCGGCTTCGGATATAGCAAAACTCATCTTAAAAGATATCCGGTTCCCGGCAAAACTCAAGCGCGTCTTCCCGGAGGCCGAGGAGATCGTCACCCGGGTCATCGTCAGCCAGGGAAGCGAGGTTGCCGGCCGCACGCTCGGCGACCTCAAAGTCCAGAGCACGACCGGCATGCAGGTGATTGCCATCCGGCGTGGAAAGGGCTGGATCTACGACCCCGACAAGACCACCCGGGTGGAGAGCGGGGATATCCTGATATCGCGAGGTCCGGAGGCCGGAGAGGATGTCCTCTCCCTGATGGCGGGGACGACGGAGCGCCCCCGGGTTGAGGCCTCGCGTGCGGGCGAGGTCGACGACCTTGACCGGGCGGTCCAGCTGATCATCGAGATGAAGAACCTCTCGGAACTCTCCGTCGGGCTGGCGTACACCTCCCTCCTCTTCAACAACAAGGAGGTGGCGCACGAGGTGGTCGCCCTCGACAGCACGCTCGATGACATGCGCTACGACCTGGACCTCTGGATCCTCGAGGCGGCACGAAAGATCGACGATGTGCGTTACCTCCGGGGCCTTCTGTACATGTCCTCGTTCGCGCAGGCCATCAGCGATTCGGCCCACTCCATCGTCGATGTCCTCTTACGCGACATCGAGATCCCGCCGGTCTTCAAGAAGATCGTCCGGGAGTCGGACGAGATCATCACGCGGATACCCGTGGCGGAGTCGTCGCCGCTCGTGGGGAGGAGCCTCAAGGAGGTGTCGCTCGCGACGGTGACCGGGATGGTCGTGCTCGCCATCAAACACGGCAGCCGGTGGATCTACCGTCCCGGGAAGGGTGTCCGGCTTGAGAGCGGCGATATTATCATAGCAAAGGGCAGGCGGGACGGCGAATGCCGGCTGTATGAACTTGCCGGGTACGCCGTCGAGGCGCCCGAAGAATGA
- a CDS encoding magnesium transporter translates to MVMEQGLSSQSRLILTGLGALLVSAAVLSIAGIYLGSVREVLTLIPGLMVLLPSIIHIRGSIAGVFASRLSSSMHLGEFSIDFEEGSVLGDNIRASFVVTILIAFVIGIFSYAASRIFGYPVVGVTDLVLISVVTGVVAGVVVMGITLLIALASYRYGLDLDMIGAPTVTTSGDIVTLPILVLSATFLMLLSPWIRLVLGGIAVAVAVATVLYTWRRPEGIGTIVRENLFLLIPLSVLGTLAGLTYSLNLDALVTIAALLILIPPFTGGLGSIGGILGSRLSTGMHTGELNPSFLPERGVVHHFIISYLYTLILLPLLALIAHGAAVLMGLNSPGLGMLVIISLTAGLVVMTLVNGVAYITASLSFRYGLDPDNFGIPVVTSLIDLIGAAALVAVIDLLL, encoded by the coding sequence ATGGTGATGGAGCAGGGCCTATCCAGCCAGAGCCGCCTGATCCTGACCGGTCTCGGCGCCCTGCTCGTCAGTGCCGCTGTCCTGAGCATTGCGGGAATCTATCTCGGTTCCGTCCGTGAAGTTCTCACGCTGATACCCGGCCTGATGGTGCTCCTGCCGTCGATCATCCATATCCGGGGGAGCATCGCAGGTGTCTTTGCCTCCCGCCTCTCGTCATCGATGCACCTCGGGGAGTTCTCCATCGACTTTGAAGAGGGGAGCGTTCTCGGCGACAACATCCGCGCCTCGTTCGTGGTGACCATTCTCATAGCGTTCGTCATCGGCATCTTCTCCTACGCGGCGAGCCGCATCTTCGGGTATCCCGTGGTGGGCGTCACCGACCTCGTGCTGATCTCGGTCGTCACCGGCGTTGTCGCGGGGGTCGTGGTGATGGGGATCACCCTGCTCATCGCCCTTGCAAGCTACCGCTACGGCCTCGACCTCGATATGATCGGCGCACCGACCGTCACCACCTCCGGGGATATTGTCACGCTTCCGATCCTCGTGCTCTCCGCGACGTTCCTCATGCTCCTCTCTCCCTGGATACGCCTGGTTCTCGGGGGCATCGCGGTCGCGGTCGCTGTCGCCACCGTCCTCTACACCTGGCGCCGGCCGGAGGGAATCGGGACGATCGTCCGCGAGAACCTCTTCCTTCTCATCCCGCTCAGCGTCCTCGGCACGCTGGCCGGCCTGACCTACTCGCTCAATCTCGATGCTCTGGTGACGATCGCGGCCCTCCTCATCCTGATCCCTCCGTTCACCGGCGGTCTCGGGTCGATCGGCGGCATTCTCGGGTCGCGCCTCTCGACGGGGATGCACACCGGCGAGCTCAACCCCTCGTTCCTCCCCGAGCGCGGCGTCGTGCATCATTTTATTATTTCCTATCTCTATACGTTGATACTGCTTCCACTGCTGGCGCTCATCGCGCATGGTGCGGCGGTGCTCATGGGATTGAACAGCCCCGGCCTCGGGATGCTGGTCATTATCAGCCTTACGGCGGGTCTGGTTGTCATGACACTGGTGAACGGCGTGGCGTACATCACTGCGAGCCTTTCATTCCGGTATGGTCTCGATCCCGACAACTTCGGAATCCCTGTCGTCACAAGCCTGATCGACCTGATCGGTGCAGCTGCGCTCGTGGCAGTGATAGACCTGCTGTTGTAG
- the rnz gene encoding ribonuclease Z, whose amino-acid sequence MVRIAGETLHVHFLGTAGALPSPQRSPSCILIRRGSDTLLFDCGEGTQQQMMRARTGFTVNAIFITHWHADHFLGVFGLVETLAFMGRTEPLPIYGPPWIGEFVDLVQKISRHTRGFFVTAHALEHGSVVPFNGYTVRAFATSHGIPGLGYVMEEDERPGRFNRERAIELGVPPGPLFGRLQRGEGVRVVRDGTETDVRPADVMGEPRPGRKIVYTGDTRPLQNQPGIAAMLRDADLLIHDATFDDQESGRAREVLHSTAGEAGEAAAGLGARMLALVHISSRYTSTVNHIRDAKRHYEGDVILPADLAVLEIPYRS is encoded by the coding sequence GTGGTTCGTATAGCCGGCGAAACCCTGCACGTCCACTTCCTCGGCACGGCGGGAGCGCTCCCGTCGCCGCAACGGAGCCCCTCCTGCATCCTGATCCGGCGGGGCTCCGACACCCTGCTCTTCGACTGCGGGGAGGGAACCCAGCAGCAGATGATGCGTGCCCGGACCGGTTTTACCGTGAACGCCATCTTCATCACCCACTGGCACGCCGACCACTTCCTCGGCGTCTTCGGGCTCGTCGAGACGCTCGCGTTCATGGGACGGACCGAGCCGCTCCCGATCTACGGCCCGCCCTGGATTGGCGAGTTCGTCGACCTCGTGCAGAAGATAAGCCGCCACACCCGGGGCTTCTTCGTCACCGCTCACGCCCTCGAGCACGGTTCGGTCGTGCCCTTCAACGGCTACACGGTCCGGGCGTTTGCCACGTCCCACGGTATTCCCGGGCTCGGCTACGTGATGGAGGAGGACGAGCGGCCGGGAAGGTTCAACCGCGAGCGGGCGATCGAGCTCGGCGTCCCGCCGGGCCCGCTCTTCGGACGGCTGCAGCGCGGGGAGGGGGTTCGCGTCGTCCGCGACGGCACCGAGACCGATGTCCGTCCTGCCGATGTTATGGGCGAGCCTCGCCCCGGGAGGAAGATCGTCTATACCGGAGACACCCGGCCGCTCCAGAACCAGCCCGGGATAGCGGCGATGCTCCGGGATGCGGATCTCCTGATCCACGACGCCACGTTCGACGACCAGGAGAGCGGCCGCGCCCGGGAGGTCCTGCATTCCACCGCCGGCGAGGCCGGTGAGGCGGCAGCGGGATTAGGCGCCCGTATGCTTGCCCTGGTGCACATAAGTTCCCGGTATACGAGCACAGTAAACCATATACGCGATGCAAAGCGACATTATGAGGGAGACGTGATTCTGCCGGCCGATCTGGCAGTGCTGGAGATCCCGTATCGGAGTTGA
- a CDS encoding sugar phosphate isomerase/epimerase family protein: MSLAPYFSSSSKVWESRDWVYGLEELGYTGWEIVADGKYRLDNPENFAAVRENLESTGLRATVHAPYSDLNLASLNYPIWRESIRQTCCCIQHAAALTDRVTVHPGFVSPVGKLVPEKVWEMQKTALVEIGRYAEEHGVLACVENMISIKDFLCRYPEEILGLTEGIAGIGVTLDIGHANTNGQVDAFLAHVKEISHLHVHDNHGQSDEHLALGDGTIVWEKVGRIVARDYSGPVVIEGRSLEEAKRSLAAFRKWFV, encoded by the coding sequence ATGAGTCTTGCTCCGTATTTTTCATCCTCATCGAAAGTCTGGGAGTCGCGGGACTGGGTCTACGGGCTTGAGGAACTCGGGTATACCGGCTGGGAGATCGTCGCCGACGGGAAGTATCGTCTGGATAACCCCGAGAACTTCGCCGCCGTCCGGGAGAATCTCGAGAGCACCGGCCTTCGCGCGACCGTTCACGCTCCCTACAGCGACTTAAACCTCGCGTCGCTGAACTACCCCATCTGGCGCGAATCCATCCGCCAGACGTGCTGCTGCATCCAGCACGCGGCCGCCCTGACCGACCGGGTGACGGTCCACCCCGGGTTCGTCTCCCCCGTGGGGAAACTCGTCCCCGAGAAGGTCTGGGAGATGCAGAAGACCGCGCTCGTCGAGATCGGGAGGTACGCGGAGGAGCACGGCGTCCTGGCATGCGTCGAGAACATGATCAGCATCAAGGACTTCCTCTGCCGCTACCCCGAGGAGATCCTCGGTCTCACGGAGGGGATAGCGGGGATCGGGGTCACGCTCGATATCGGGCATGCCAACACCAACGGCCAGGTCGATGCGTTCCTTGCGCATGTTAAAGAGATCAGCCACCTGCACGTCCACGACAACCACGGGCAGTCGGACGAGCACCTGGCGCTCGGCGACGGCACCATCGTCTGGGAGAAGGTCGGGCGGATCGTCGCCCGCGACTACTCCGGCCCGGTCGTCATCGAGGGCAGATCGCTTGAGGAGGCAAAACGGAGCCTTGCAGCATTCAGGAAGTGGTTCGTATAG
- a CDS encoding dephospho-CoA kinase, with amino-acid sequence MKVIGIVGMPASGKGEVSRIARDLGIPVVIMGDAIRERVKEAGLPATDANLGAIAGKLRADLGMDAIARITIPAIEAESAPVVMVDGIRGDYEVTTFRGHFPDFTLIGIVSSFETRYRRLASRGRSDDSLTAEELRVRDERELGWGLGRALSLADCRVTNEGTLEEFAAEIRALLCRLGGIE; translated from the coding sequence ATGAAGGTTATTGGAATCGTCGGGATGCCAGCAAGCGGGAAGGGAGAGGTGTCACGGATAGCCAGAGACCTCGGGATCCCGGTCGTGATCATGGGGGATGCGATACGGGAACGGGTGAAGGAAGCCGGGCTTCCGGCCACGGACGCGAACCTCGGCGCGATTGCGGGAAAGTTGCGCGCTGACCTCGGCATGGACGCCATCGCCCGGATCACCATTCCGGCCATCGAGGCAGAGTCCGCTCCGGTGGTTATGGTGGACGGTATTCGGGGGGACTACGAGGTGACGACGTTTCGGGGGCACTTCCCCGACTTCACGCTCATCGGGATCGTCTCGTCGTTTGAGACGCGTTACCGGCGGCTCGCGAGCCGGGGCCGATCCGACGACTCTCTCACCGCCGAAGAACTCCGGGTCCGCGACGAGCGGGAACTCGGGTGGGGACTCGGCAGGGCTCTCTCCCTCGCGGACTGCCGGGTCACGAACGAAGGAACGCTTGAAGAGTTTGCCGCAGAGATCCGTGCCCTGCTCTGCCGGTTGGGAGGGATAGAATGA
- a CDS encoding anaerobic ribonucleoside-triphosphate reductase activating protein — MYVNFGGFVPISTVDWRGRAACTVFLRGCPARCFYCHNVPIQGGEDLRDADEIIAMIRGSRTVAGAVVFSGGEPTLQGPALVHLAAAARTMGFSVGLHTNGIFPRVIEELTGRHLVEMIALDIKTTWERYDDLLELTAADAVKQSLAACKRAKADGSLETCEIVVTLFRGREEDLPPIAEAARGLDLVLQQGVAAGFVPLTRQELEAAAAPLGRRVRVRTREDGEVAYDPEQ, encoded by the coding sequence TTGTACGTTAATTTCGGAGGTTTTGTCCCGATCAGCACCGTCGACTGGCGGGGGCGGGCGGCCTGCACCGTCTTTCTCCGGGGGTGCCCCGCGCGCTGCTTCTACTGCCATAACGTCCCCATCCAGGGCGGGGAGGACCTTCGCGACGCGGACGAGATCATCGCGATGATCCGGGGTTCCCGCACGGTTGCAGGCGCCGTGGTCTTCTCCGGGGGAGAACCGACCCTGCAGGGGCCGGCGCTCGTCCATCTGGCCGCCGCCGCCCGCACGATGGGGTTCTCTGTGGGCCTGCATACGAACGGCATCTTTCCCCGGGTGATCGAGGAGCTGACCGGCCGGCACCTGGTGGAGATGATCGCGCTCGATATCAAGACGACGTGGGAGCGCTACGACGACCTCCTGGAACTTACTGCCGCCGATGCGGTGAAGCAGTCGCTCGCCGCCTGCAAACGGGCGAAGGCCGACGGCAGCCTCGAGACCTGCGAGATCGTGGTCACCCTCTTCCGGGGGCGCGAGGAAGATCTCCCGCCCATCGCGGAGGCTGCCCGCGGGCTCGACCTCGTGCTCCAGCAGGGGGTGGCCGCGGGTTTCGTGCCCCTGACCCGGCAGGAACTCGAGGCGGCAGCGGCGCCGCTCGGTCGCAGGGTTCGTGTACGGACCCGGGAAGACGGCGAGGTCGCCTACGACCCGGAGCAGTAA
- the thiC gene encoding phosphomethylpyrimidine synthase ThiC yields MGLIEDARRGVVTEEMRIVAAAEGVTEEFVRRGVAEGHIVIPVSPYRKVKICGIGEGLRTKVNASIGTSSDMVDVDMEIEKVRQAERAGADTLMELSTGGDFAEIRRRVVEATTLSVGSVPLYQAFIEAARKHGAVVNMEEDDLFRITAEQAKLGTNFMAIHTGINYETMKRLQNQGRHGGLVSRGGAFMTAWMLHNEKENPLYSEFDYLVEILKEHEVTLSFGNGMRAGAVHDATDRAQIQELLINAELADKAHAEGVQAIVEGPGHIPVDEIQTNVVLQKRVTNRKPFYMLGPLVTDIAPGYDDRVAAIGAALSSSYGADFICYVTPAEHLALPTPEEVYEGVISSRIAAHVGDMIKLKTRDADLEMGHARRDLDWERQFAVAINPERARAIRAERMPADADACTMCGDYCALKIVGRHFNF; encoded by the coding sequence ATGGGTCTCATAGAAGACGCCCGGCGCGGCGTCGTCACCGAAGAGATGCGGATCGTCGCAGCAGCGGAAGGTGTAACCGAAGAGTTCGTCAGGCGCGGCGTGGCCGAGGGCCACATCGTCATTCCGGTCTCCCCCTACCGGAAGGTGAAGATCTGCGGTATCGGCGAAGGGCTCAGGACGAAGGTCAACGCGAGCATCGGGACGTCGTCGGATATGGTCGACGTCGATATGGAGATCGAGAAGGTCCGGCAGGCCGAGCGCGCCGGTGCAGACACGCTGATGGAGCTCTCCACCGGCGGCGACTTTGCGGAGATCCGGCGCCGGGTCGTCGAGGCGACCACCCTCTCGGTCGGGTCGGTCCCGCTCTACCAGGCGTTCATCGAGGCCGCCCGGAAGCACGGGGCGGTCGTCAACATGGAAGAGGACGACCTCTTCCGGATCACGGCGGAGCAGGCGAAGCTCGGGACTAACTTCATGGCGATCCACACCGGGATCAACTACGAGACGATGAAGCGCCTGCAGAACCAGGGACGGCACGGGGGGCTCGTTTCCCGGGGCGGGGCGTTCATGACCGCGTGGATGCTCCACAACGAGAAGGAGAACCCGCTTTATTCGGAGTTCGACTACCTAGTCGAGATCCTCAAGGAGCACGAGGTCACCCTCTCCTTCGGCAACGGGATGCGGGCGGGTGCAGTCCATGACGCGACCGACCGTGCCCAGATCCAGGAACTGCTCATCAACGCGGAACTCGCCGACAAGGCACATGCAGAGGGCGTGCAGGCGATCGTCGAGGGGCCGGGGCATATCCCGGTCGACGAGATCCAGACCAACGTCGTCCTGCAAAAGCGGGTCACGAACCGGAAACCGTTCTACATGCTCGGCCCGCTCGTCACCGATATCGCGCCCGGCTACGACGACCGGGTGGCCGCCATCGGGGCCGCGCTCTCCTCCTCCTACGGCGCCGATTTCATCTGCTACGTGACGCCGGCGGAGCACCTGGCGCTCCCCACCCCCGAGGAGGTCTACGAGGGCGTCATCAGCTCGAGGATCGCCGCTCACGTCGGGGATATGATCAAGCTCAAAACGCGCGATGCCGACCTCGAGATGGGACACGCCCGCCGGGACCTCGACTGGGAGCGGCAGTTTGCGGTCGCGATCAACCCCGAGCGCGCCCGGGCGATCAGGGCCGAGCGGATGCCGGCCGACGCCGACGCCTGCACGATGTGCGGGGACTACTGTGCGCTGAAGATCGTCGGGCGTCACTTTAACTTCTGA
- a CDS encoding 5-formyltetrahydrofolate cyclo-ligase, with product MSQTKAALREQAKEARSLLSPAEIATYSSSIEERLLDLLNGFTTVMVYASKAPEVETKGLIADLNLRGVRVVVPIIERETCSLRLSYLPDPAVLVPSTFNVPEPIGHEFPARPEDVEVVVIPMLAFDAEGNRLGYGAGYYDRFLCRYPHQKKIGIAFSCQEAQSIPADDNDVKMDYIVTEKGIIRHNGRKGLGKI from the coding sequence ATGAGCCAGACAAAGGCGGCCCTCCGCGAGCAGGCAAAGGAAGCCCGGTCCCTTCTATCCCCTGCGGAGATCGCCACGTACAGCAGCAGCATCGAAGAAAGGCTTCTTGACCTCCTCAACGGATTTACGACCGTCATGGTCTACGCCTCCAAAGCCCCGGAGGTCGAGACCAAAGGCCTGATCGCGGACCTGAACCTCCGGGGCGTGCGGGTCGTCGTGCCCATCATCGAACGAGAGACCTGCAGCCTCCGCCTCTCCTACCTGCCGGACCCCGCGGTCCTTGTTCCCAGCACGTTCAACGTGCCCGAACCGATCGGCCACGAATTTCCGGCCCGGCCCGAGGACGTCGAGGTCGTCGTCATACCGATGCTCGCCTTCGACGCCGAAGGAAACCGCCTCGGCTACGGTGCCGGGTACTACGACCGCTTTCTCTGCCGGTACCCGCACCAAAAGAAGATCGGCATCGCCTTCTCCTGCCAGGAGGCACAGAGCATTCCTGCCGACGATAACGATGTGAAGATGGATTACATCGTTACAGAAAAGGGGATCATCCGGCACAACGGGAGGAAGGGCTTGGGAAAAATATAA